The following is a genomic window from Fundulus heteroclitus isolate FHET01 chromosome 16, MU-UCD_Fhet_4.1, whole genome shotgun sequence.
GTACcagtaatctttttttatttatttattttttctctccacttaagaacatgattattttatttgtgggaATAGCTTTTTGATAGATAAAATGGCAGCTTTTGATTCTTGAAGCACTTGGTTATTCATACTTCTGTCCTAAAGGTTTCTCCTGTCACTCTCGGCTGTTGTATAACGCTGTTCAGAAGTGCATCACCCTGCCTCTTTCCGTCAATCAGTAAGAGCCGCTACCTATTTTTTTCTAGGATCTCTGCGAGCGGCATGAAAAGGGTGTGCTTCACGAGCACCAGAGAGCGCTGCAGAAGTACAGCGTGATGAAAAGGCAGATGATGAGTGCCACGGTTCAGTCCAAAGAGCAGGCTTCTGTAGAGCAGCTGGAATCACGAATCGTTCAGGTGATtgctgaattattattattttttttttgtccactcaTAAAATTTGCAGTGCAAAAGCTGCTTTATCTCAGTTATAATGTGCATTATAAAATGGCTGTAAAAGCAATGTCACAGTAGCATGTGACCTATCGGATACATTTAACGATGCTGGTAAGTAAATGAGAAGGTGAATTCAGAGCAGTGGCAAACCCCTGTGATGTGGACTTTAGGCCTTTTAACGTTTAAGGCCCTTTTttgtgcacaaacacacagactaGAAAGGGCTTTTTACTCAGAAAGCGCACTGTCTCTTCTTTAAACTCCTTTGAACTCATTTAATTCAATGTGGTAAATCAAAGGCTCATTTTGAGGCCAAAAGAAATATTCTAGTCACTTGTACAAAGCACTGTATGAAGGAAGTAATTAACTTATGTCTACTtcttgtttttgcagttttttttttttgtttttgttttttttaatcatatggGTGCAGCCAATGTGGTTAGTCTGTTTGCcatttgctccttttttttcttttcttttttttagtcaaTTTCCTCTAAAAATGACATAATTTGTCTTACCAGTTTATCTACAGTTTGGACTTGTGCAGCTTTTAGCTCttctttattatattttggtatttctttctcatcatcacatactttaactttttatttctttttttgtatttctgttgttgaaatgttaaaaaagatgCATCTCCTAAAACTGAAATCATATtaaaaagtgaatttatttcagtagaTTAAATCAAACAGTGAATCCCATGTGATTTAGGTTTGATTGGTGCAGGTAAATATAAGTGCTTACTTTTGGTCAATTTTGAGGATCATGGTCTAGAGTCAAAGTAAATCCCAAATGTTGTTTCTTAGAAACTCAGAATATTGGATCTCGATTTTactgcaaagttttttttccatgtgaTGTATATTGTTTGCACTTAGCACTTGGTTAGGGCCCTATTGCCTGAAtcactgcatcaatgcggcgtggcatggaggcgatcagcctgtgttacagcttctttagcaattaaCTATTGTGGTTTATCCTCCTTATAGAGAATGTCAGTGGCTGGGAGCTGAAGAACTGtgaagtcagcagtcttcctcaTGATTCTGTTGGccataaaaaatgtatacatataaaggtttttttttttttttaaatgagatcCACTTTTTGAACATAATTactttttgatgatattctaatATCTAAGATCCACCTTTCCAAATATTAACAGatttaaaagtattaaaacagaaaaatggaaAGGTTTCAGTGATTTCAGAAGTTCCATTTTCAGTAACTTGTGAATAATGAAACACTTTAAGGAAAGGCAAAATTATTTGCCTAGCACCAATTATAGAACAGGCAATTAAGAGTGCTTTACAGGAAACAAGGATGCAATGAGAATACATTGAGACTTTCATTCAAAACTGTGTAGGACTAAAAACTGACTAAAAAAAGTGAATTGCTGTGCAACTATTGCAATCTGTGCTACAAAAAGCACAGATAATTTGATCATAAGCCTCTTGCTTTCataatttcttgaaattttgtgtcctttttttatttaacagcaaGAAGGCGCCATTCAGACCATGGAGCTCCGCAACTATTTCTCCCTGTTCTGCCTTCATCAAGAGACGCAGCTCATCTTCTCCTACCTTCCAATCACCTCTGACATTCTCGGGGCTTTCGTTAACTCCCAGGTCCAGGGACACAAAGAGGTAAGGCTGTATGGAAATGGGGTTTTCCTCCGGCTCGTCTCCATGTCAACTCGGCACCTCTTCACCGGGGATGGTGAATATAGTTTTAGATTGGCTTTTAAAGTCCAACAAAAGAACTAATACTGAGGGGTTGGTGTGACTGGATCAGAGCTGCCTTGTATTTCCCACGAACAAGTGCATGTCGCGTACAGCAACATatctccctgttctgtttttaaaatgcggTGTATGCCAGGTATATACATCAGATCTGTTTCTTTAATCCATCCAAATccaaatttttttaattctgctgaatttaaaaaagttttgtatttttgtatttttccagcAATTAGAAGTTTTCTAGCATGTGGGGTTTGAACTTTATACTAAAGTAACCtgagtttgtgtttttcctgtttttttgttttcttttcagatgGGGGAAGTGTGGAATGAACTCCAACCAAAGCTTGGGTGTCTCTTTGGTAGTAATAATGGACAGAAAACACCAATCTGAAACCCACATCTAAATGCAGGTTAGGGGGAGAAACACTCCGGCAGATGAAGAACTTCAACTGGAAACTGAAAAGCTCCGTGAgctaatgccaaaaaaaaaaaaactgttcccAGTCTGTCACTTCTCATCCAGTAAAGCAATTTTTATTAACTACGTGTTAATTTGTATTATAGGATGTTGCTATTATTTCggaatacatttttacaaaggTTAGCACAGCAACTAGATGCTAAGACGTGTTATTCTACAAGGGATATAGGATGGACAACATGGCCATCTATTCATAGATCTAAACCACCTGTTAGATCTGTTAACCTCTTAGAAGTTGGACACACTAAGATACTGACAGAGTTCTCAGTCTTTCTGGGTGTTTTTTAAATCCAACTGCAGTCAGTTTTCTGAATACGTTTATCACTGTAGAGatgagagatagatagatagatagatagatagatagatagatagatatatatatagatatatatatatatatatatatatatatatatatatatataatatatatatatatatatatatatatatatatatatatatatatatatatatatatatatatatatatatatatatatatatatatatatatatatatatatatatatatatatatatatatatctgcatAGTTTATATTTGTGACAATTTTGTGTGCTTTTACATATATTTTGACACGAAAGTTTATGAAGACTTTGGATTTCCTACAAACATGAGACCTGAAACATGAACAGATTTTTAAACAACTTctaaaagttaataaagaagacgctaaataaacaaaagtacgAGACAAACATGTACTTGGCTAATCCTTCTTtgccgcctctcgcccaatgaccgcaGGAGATAAGCGACAGCCCCTCTGTgaccctgcacggataagcgggtatagacaacgaatgaatggatggataatccTTATTTGAAAAAGAGTCGATATTGTGTATCTGCAAGCAGCACTGGTTGCAGACGCTCTAACAGCAGTTTACTTATTAAAATTTGTTCATTTACTTTTAAAAGTGTGATGTAACATTTCAATTTAACGTTATTACATAGGAAACCATTCTTTATCATCCGGTAAGCTTTTATTTTGGCCACTTTAAGGGTCAGTAAGCCATTGCTCTGCAAACAAGTCTCGTGGGCTAACCGAAAAGCTGCATGAGAATCGATGTTTCGCAGATTAGTGAGaccaaaatgtagtttttagttatgtttttcttATCAATTTTAAAATACTGGAGTTGAGAACACTAATCTTATCTGTGAATTGCTGCGGCCATTGGTTGAGACGCAGGGTacgccctggacaggtcaccggGTAACACGGAGACGCACAGGACAATGATGCATGCATCTTAACCCACAGTTTAATAAGCAGTAAGTGTATTCAGCAGAGACGCGCAGGATGAACCATGATGCATGCACACACCAATACCAGGGGCAAGTTAGACAGACcagttatgtttttggactacgggaggaagctggagtatcTGGGAAGAACCTACGCATGCacaagaacatgcaaactcaatgcACAAAGGACTTAAGGTGGGGATTTGAATTCAGAGCCAGATAGAGATCCCAAAACAACTTTGTATGCATGCATTGTAAAATGAAACAATCCTTTTAAATTCTTGGGTTTTGCATACATATCATGTTTGCGATGTATctagttttcccacaacacccaatttttgctttctttactttaataaataactATATAGGAAAACCTGTAATGTATGCTTTTGTATTATACATGTAAACAAAAcctggaggggaaaaaaataaaataaaatcaggcagTATTAACGTCCTATCGTTACTGCAGGcagggtgtactttctttttactgTGACTTTAAAGGCATAACCAAAACTCATACAGCAGCCTTCTTGAGCAGCTGCAAAAATATAGGTCTAATTAAGGTTGTTTtctatgtgtttttaaaaatctgaagtCATCCcaaaaatgcaataaatgttCACTAATTTTCCACCACATCATGAAATACAATGACTTTCTTTGCTTACAATCTTGGCAAGACTCCATCTAAGCTCTTGAAGAGGACTGTCCTTAAACTGTGACACTGAAGATGGGACACACTATATATTATTGATTAAATGATAAACTACCAGTATTCAGTCTctgtacaaaaacacaatatgcTGATTAAATGCAGaattgatttaacagtaaaccaTTCACTATCTTCATACAGAACCAATCACCCACTTAGCTTTTCTATAGTTTTACCAAGCCTCATAAACTTCAGGCTATAACTGTATGTATGATATATTTCATTTTGATCTCCTGTTTAATTAAAGGTCTGACATTGCTCACATTTATGCACAGTGATGTTATATTTCTAATAAACAAATTGAAGGTCATGATAAAGAAAAGAATCTGGGCGTAACAAATAGATTCATACACTAAAACGCCTGTTTCCAATAATACCAATAACAGGATGTACTAGTATTCGGCCCTGGTGGATACAGGTTAAAAGTAATCTTTACATTTGTCCAACATGTTTATGTTGACAGTTAAAAATGTCCGCTCCTTATAGGAGGGAGCAACAGAAAAAGTTTAACGTTTTGGAGCGACACGGCTAGCGTCCCCACTTAAATCTGATGCAGAAGCTCAAGATGAAGGTGATGGCAAGGAGACATTTCCCCAAGCTCAAAGACTTgcagctcatcaccaaagataaagtATCAAAATGCCAGCAGTGAAAAAGCTTCTCAGCAATTAGGAGAAGAGCTCAATTGctgaaagaaaattaattttcGCATGCCATTCTTCTTTTTCTAAtgtaaaaagtatgtttttttttttttttttaaatggctccTCATTGTCATTCCAAACGAAACTTCTGGTTAAACGAAAACGTGTATAGTGTTACTACAGATAATCTAACACCCAGTTAACCTATAATTGTATTCACTTGGCAATtcctctaaaaaaacaaaaaacatctcaacaaataatgtacagaaaaaaaggtttaatccACTTTTGTTACAGTTGCAAAGTATGTAAAAGCTTCTCTTCGCATCTCTCCTTAGGTCCATAGGATCCCCTCATTCACTCTGCTAAATTAACCGTGAACATCAACAGCTATCTCTTGTAATTATTGTTAAATCGTTGAACACTtaatgctgttattttttttttttttttggtctcagaCATAAATATTAGCCACAAGACGGTTTGGCATCACAGCTGCTGCACCTCCTCCAGTGTGTGGCTGAGAATCACGTCCTGACCCTGGAACTTGAAGTATCCCACAAATTTCTTCTTCTGTAGCATCAAAGGGAACCACAAGATGTCATCGGCCCACATCTGACTGAAGGGGATTTTGTCAAGGTCAAACCATTGAGGCCTCATTTctacaaaacacaataaatggaagagttaaaaaaaaaaaaaaccaagctAAACAGCTCGAAAATACAAGTTAATTTAGTCTCTCGTGGTTCATCTTGATTAGGGAGTCCAATATACAGTCAAGAGTTTTGGTAGTTTGTTGGTCAGGAGGACAAAGATCTGGGCTAACACAATACCAGGAGGGAAAGACATGGCTAGGGCTGTGCACAAAAATCGATCcaaagattaatatcaatgtttttaaaaactatttaatattGATATTCTGGAAatgcaagtgagacgaatttgcagaatggccgacaggattttagaagtgccttcgtccctaaaatccgATGTTTGGccacatttttgtttctgtgatacgttaaatgcattgaaccaaatacactttattttcctgctaatatatcattgttcaataaattgaacataaatataggATTTGGCtcgttttgttgattgaataactttgagcattaatttgataagtaataaatatcaaatcaagctgagctatatcgaggattgtatcgaatcggctcatcttagatgatacccagccctagttgtGTCTTTTGTGAAGCAGTTTTTGCTGCTCATCAATCTTGAAAGGGTtatatgaccattttcaaaCCATCACTCAACAGTGAGATATTATTCACAACAGAACCACATTAATACAGGCAGCATCTCAGCAAATTTACCCCCAGGTCAGACTGGGTAATGCTTAAAGGAATTGCAATAATCCTCAAAAATCCATTTTACAGTCCACAAGTTTTCAGTGTGcatgttaaatgtaaaaatatctgACAGTATGggtagaaaataaaatgactttAGGCTATAGCTGCTGAACGAGGTTCTGCGAGCTGCTGAAACATGGAGTGTAGAGTTAACTTCAATTTTGCAAGGGCTACGTTATGTTTGCAATGGCTTCTTtgttaaaggaaaaaacaagGAATTCATTGAATGCTTAAATGCCTTTGAATGTATTGAGCCATTTGATTTATTGTGAAATATAgtgaaataatgtatttatctttCAAATTTGACCAcactaagtgttttttttctttctccggTTTCTCATTACTGACTTCTATTACCCTCCAGACCTTTTACTCTAATGGTTATGTCTGACTGCATCAGGAGTTGTGATTCTCTGAGTATCTTGCTTGGTGTTCCCATGGTTGGCCTTGCCTTATTTCTTTGAAAGCAAGCTCTGAGTACTTCTTAGAAAGCATGTGACGCTCCAAGCCTTTGAATCCATCGCCCTATTTAGGTGTACTGACACCTTTTTAAGAGTTTCCTCTGAACACCTAAACCTATTTTTTACCCCCTCTGTGGCAAATATCTTAATTTCAACCGCTGTTGTTGTAGGGAACTGTTACCACACTAAGCTTTGAATGCCACTGCGCTTCACAAATTTTCTGTGCCTACCTTAAGCTTCGAAGAGCCATGAAGATCCATCTTagcacataatttttttttctcagtaggCATATTAAGCTTAAAACACCTTGAAACTGGGATTGTGGTTGAGACTAAACTGGTTTTTAATAGCATTAAAGGAATTCAAATGTAACAGGAACCAAAACCAAAAGGGGAACTTTTGTGCTATTACAAGGTTTCTCCCTAAATCCGTTACTTGGAATGATATTCCAAAACGGTAATTCccctgttttcatttttgttttatttttttgtagcatTTCTACTTTTATTAAGGAATCAAATGCTTGGATTTCTCTAGAGAAAGACTTACCTTCTGATTCTGATGGTTCACCATTATAACTATCGGCTCTGAAGATGTGGACATCAAGCAGCTGTGTTTCTCCAACAAATTCAAATTTGATATTCCCAATTTTTTCCAGCACGTCCACTGTGAGGCCACTTTCCTCCTGAAGTTCCCTAAAAGAATACATATAAAATGAATGCAAGGGACCTTCACACAAACAGTAAAACTGCTTATGTTTTATATCACAGCAAAATAGCATATTTCTACAAAGCTGATCGGGGCTTTATGAtacaagagagaaaaaaaaaaaaaaaaaaaaaaaaagaacctgaa
Proteins encoded in this region:
- the nudt1 gene encoding 7,8-dihydro-8-oxoguanine triphosphatase, coding for MLSSKLLTLVLVVQPGRVLLGMKKRGFGAGKWNGFGGKVQPGETIEDAAKRELQEESGLTVDVLEKIGNIKFEFVGETQLLDVHIFRADSYNGEPSESEEMRPQWFDLDKIPFSQMWADDILWFPLMLQKKKFVGYFKFQGQDVILSHTLEEVQQL